A segment of the Panacibacter ginsenosidivorans genome:
AACCTGAGAGGTCAACAACGCAGGAAGCAGGCGTGCAGGCATCTTTAGCCAATAAGAAATTAACAGCAACACTTACCGGTTTCAACAGAATAATAAAAGATGTAATTATTTATAACAGCAATTACACTTATGAGAACCGCGATAAGCAACATGATTTTGGTGTGGAAATAGAATTGAATTATTCACCAATTGAGCAACTGAATATTAAAGCTTCTTACGCCTACATTGATGGAAAGATAACCCAGGCACTTGCTGGCAAAGACACTTCTTTTTATAATCTTGTACGCAGACCAAAGAATACTGTGAATCTTTTTGTTGGTTATCAAATCACCAAACAATTATTCGTCAGTGCATCTACGCAATTCATTGGTAAGCGCACCGATAATTATTTTGATCCAAACACATTTACATCTTCAGAGGTTGAATTGAAATCTTATGCATTGCTAAATGCATACGCAGAATATAAATTCTTAAAGAGCAGGATCGATCTTTTTGTTGATGCAAAGAATATTGGTAACAAAAGAAATTTTTATGAAGTGTATGGTTACAATGTGCAGGGCATTACTGTAACTGCAGGTATACGTTTCAGATTATAAACACAAAAAACTTTTTTTATATGTCACTAACAAAATTCAATCCACGCAATGCGGTTGTGTTACTCATCATTATTGTAATTGCAGCAATTCGCGTGGCAAATAATTTGAGTTCAAATATTACTGTGCTTGCAAACTACTCCCCGCTTGCCGCCATGGCATTGTTTGGTAGTGCTTACTTCAAAGGAAATGCAAAACCATTGTTGTTCCCGCTAATGGCAATTTTCATCAGTGATATCATTTTATTCAATACCGTTTACAAAGATTATGGAAATGGTATTTTATATGATGGGTGGCTTTGGGTGTATGGCGCATTCTTATTAATTGGTATCAGTGCAAAGCTGATCATTAGAAAAGTGACCGTCCAAAACATAGCCGTAGCAATAATTACAGCAGTTCTTATTCATTGGATCGTTACAGATCTTGGTGTGTGGATCGGCAGCAGGATTTATACCCAAACATGGGTTGGATTAATAGAATGTCTTAATGCTGCCATCCCGTTTGAATTAAGATTATTAACAGCAACTGTTATTTATAGCACAATTATGTTTGCTGTGTTTGAATTGATGCAGAAAAAATATTCAGCATTAAGAATAGCGTAGAAAATTTTTATTAGCCAGGCTTTAGCAATACTAATCAACATTGTTGCGTCGCACACTTGTACATAAGGATACTACGCACCATAAAAATTTTGTTATTGAATATATATGCCACAGCATGAACCAAAAACATGTCCGCGTTGTAATAAACAATTTGAGTGTCGTGTTGGTGATACTCCAAATTGTCAATGCAGTTCCATATCACTGTCTGTAGAAGAGCAGGCTTTTATTGAAGACCGTTATGCAGACTGTTTGTGCATCGGTTGTTTGAAAGAACTAAAGAACAAATATATTTTCTTTAAAGAAAAATTTTTGAACCATTGAGTAAGGTGCAGGCATATATGAACTGGAGTGGAGGAAAAGATTCTTCTTTGTGTTTGTATAAGGTGTTTCAATCAGGCAATTATAACATCGCACATTTACTAACAAGTGTGAATGCTGTTCATGATCGTATATCCATGCATGGCGTAAGAAGAAGTTTGTTAGAAGCACAAGCTTCGTCTATTGGAATTCCACTCACAACAATTGAATTGCCGGAAGAACCTGGTATGGAAGAATATGAAAATGCGATGTTGCAAAAAGTAAATGAATTAAAGCAAACAGGCTGCACACATGCCATCTTCGGTGATATTTTTCTTGAAGATTTAAAAAATTACCGTGAACAAAAATTAGCAAATGCTGGCGTCGAATGTAGCTTTCCTTTATGGAAGATAAACACAACAGAACTTGTTC
Coding sequences within it:
- a CDS encoding DUF6580 family putative transport protein, whose amino-acid sequence is MSLTKFNPRNAVVLLIIIVIAAIRVANNLSSNITVLANYSPLAAMALFGSAYFKGNAKPLLFPLMAIFISDIILFNTVYKDYGNGILYDGWLWVYGAFLLIGISAKLIIRKVTVQNIAVAIITAVLIHWIVTDLGVWIGSRIYTQTWVGLIECLNAAIPFELRLLTATVIYSTIMFAVFELMQKKYSALRIA
- a CDS encoding cysteine-rich CWC family protein encodes the protein MPQHEPKTCPRCNKQFECRVGDTPNCQCSSISLSVEEQAFIEDRYADCLCIGCLKELKNKYIFFKEKFLNH
- a CDS encoding Dph6-related ATP pyrophosphatase — encoded protein: MQAYMNWSGGKDSSLCLYKVFQSGNYNIAHLLTSVNAVHDRISMHGVRRSLLEAQASSIGIPLTTIELPEEPGMEEYENAMLQKVNELKQTGCTHAIFGDIFLEDLKNYREQKLANAGVECSFPLWKINTTELVHEFIELGFKSIIVCINEQYLDKNFCGRIIDEDFINDLPKNVDPCGENGEFHSFVFDGPIFKKPIPFTKGEIVYKTYHAPKTSNETKPDYGFYFCDLLPA